CGGTGTCCCGCGTCGTGCCCGGCCGCTCGTCGACGATCACCCGCGGCTCACCCGCCAGTCGGTTGAACAGCGACGACTTGCCGACGTTGGGTCGTCCGAGCAGCACGACGCTGACCTCGTCACGTGGTCGCTCGCGCGCGGGCACGTCAGCGCCGCCGAGCTGGGCGAGCACCGCGTCGAGCAGGTCACCGGAGCCCCGGCCGTGAAGCGCGCTGACAGGATGGGGCTCGCCCATGCCCAGGCCGTACAGCTCGGCGAGCTGTGACTGCAGCACCGCAGCGTTGCCCAGCTCGTCGGCCTTGTTGGCGACCAGCAGCACAGGAACCTTCGACGTGCGGAGCCAGCGGGCGACCATCGCATCGTCGTCGGTGATGCCGACAGTCAGGTCGACGACGAACAGGATCACATCGGCGTCGGCCGAGGCGACCTCGGCCTGGGTCGTCACGGCCGCCGACAGGTGGTCAGGTCCGTCGATGCCGATCCCGGCCCAGCCGCCGGTGTCGACGATGGTCAGCGGTCGTCCCGACCACACGGTGTCGTGCTCGGTCCGGTCGCGGGTGATGCCCGGCTGCTCCTGCGTGATCGCAGCGCGGCGGCCGATCAGCCGGTTGACGAGCGTCGATTTGCCGACGTTCGGGCGGCCGACGACAGCGACGACGGCCGGCGGAGCGTCGGAAGCCGTGGACGTGTCAGGACCGGTCATGTGGCCCCACCAGATCGACGATGCGAGCGACGACCGCATCGACCGTCAGGTCGGCGGTGTCGACCACCACGGCATCGGCGTCGAGGAACGTGTTGTGCCTGTCGGCATCGTCGCGGGCGAGCAGCTGGGTCGTCACGCGCTCGATCACTGCGGCGTCATCGTGGCCCTGCTGGGCGGCCCGACGCGCGGCGCGAACCGCGGGCGGCGCGGTGAGCCACACCTTGAGCCGGGCGTCGGGGACGATCACCGATGCCGCGTCACGCCCCTCGACCACGGCCCCCTCCCCCGCAGCGGCCGCGCGCTGCAGCAGGACCAGGCGGCGTCGGACATCCGGGTGCGCGGCGACCGCAGACACCTGCGCCGTGACGTCGTCCGAGCGGATCTCGGCTTCGACGTCCCGGCCGTCGAGCAGCGTCCGGTCCCGCCGTCGCGTGATGTGCACGCCGTCGAGCACGGCGAGCACCTCCGCCTCCGAGCGCGGGTCGGCGCCCGCCCACAGCACCGCCAGCGTCGCCGCCCGGTAGTAGGCGCCGGAGTCGACGTGGGGGACACCGAGCCGCCGGGCGAGCGCGGCGGCGACCGTCGACTTCCCCGACCCGGCCGGCCCGTCGATCGCGACCACCGTGCTCATGGGACGACCTCGCCGCCCCGATGCCGCAGGTCACAGCCCAGCGCGCGGGCGTCGTCCCAGAACGCCGGGTACGTCTTGGCCACGCAGCCCGGATCCAGGATCGTCACACCGGCGACGCGGCTCCCGATCGCCGCGAAGGCCATCGCCAGCCGGTGATCATCATGCGTCCGCAGCGTGGCGGGGCCGCGCGCTCCGCCGCCGTGGATGGTCAGGGTGTCGGGGGCCTGCTCGACCTCGACTCCGAGGCGGCCGAGCTCGGTCGTGAGCGCCTCGAGCCGGTCCGTCTCGTGCATGCGCGCGACGCCGACGTCACGCAGCACGGACGTTCCGGGCGCCAGGGCCGCGAGCGCCCCGAACGTCGACACCTGGTCCGGCATGGCCGCCAGCGACACGTCCACCGGCCGCAGCGCTCCGGTGGACGTCACGGTGACGCCGACCGACCGACGCGCGACCTCGCAGCCGAACGCGGCGAGGACCTCGACGGCACCGGCGTCGGGCTGGCGTGTCGGCACCGCGTTGGTCACGGTGACACTGCCGCCGGACGCGGCGGCGAGGGCGTGGAGGTGCGCCGCGGCGCTGGCGTCGTACTCGACGTCGACGCTGCGCGCCAGGTAGCCGCTGCCGGCACGGACCCGCCAGCCGTCGGGCCGGTCGTCGACCTGCGCGCCCCACGACCGCATCAGGTCGACGGTCAGCGCGATGTAGTCGGCCGCCGTCCGTCCCCGGAACCGGCAGACGACGTCTGCCCGCGCGTAGGGGGCGACCAGCAGCACAGCGCTGCCGAACTGGCTCGACCCCGACACATCGACCTCGACCGTGCCTCCCACGAGCCCACCGCCGGCGATGCGCACCGGCAGGCCGCCGTCGGTGTCGTCTGCCTTGGCGCCGAGCGAGCGCAGCGCGTCGACCAGCGGGCGGATCGGGCGGCGCCGCAGCGGCGCGTGCCCGGTGACCTCGCCACCGTGCCGCCCGAGCGCACACACCGCGGTGACGAACCGGGCGGTCGTGCCTGACAGGCGGGCGTCAAGTGGCGCGTGCGGGCTCGCGATGTCACCGCCTGTGCCGGTGACCCGCCAGTGCTCCGCAGTGAGATCGACGACGGCACCGAGCGCCCGGAGGCAGTCACGCATGGCCGTGCTGTCGTCGCTGTCGAGCGGCGCTCGCAGGGTGCTAACACCCGTCGCGAGGGCGGCCGTGACGAGAGCACGGTTGGTGACGCTCTTGCTCGCTGGCGCGCGCACCCGTCCGCCGACGGGGCCGGCCGGCACGACCTCGAGCGCAGCCGTGGAACCCCGCGCGGTCACAGCAGCCGCTCGCGGACCTCGTAGCTGCGTTCCTTGAGCGCCGCAGCAGCCGTCGCGGCGTGCCCGGCGCCCGAGATGATCAGCCGCAGGGCGCCGCGGCCGCCCTCGGCGGCGTGGTCGATGCTGAAGTCTTCGATGTTGACGCCGGTCGCGCCGACACAGGTCGTGACCTCGGCCAGCACGCCGGGGCGGTCCGGGATCGGCAGCACCAGCTCGACCAGGGCGCCACCCGCGACCGTCTTCCGGGGGAGGCTCCGCCGTGCACGTTGCGCGTCGGCCAGCACCCGGTGCAGCTGGTCATCGTCCGCCGCGGCCACCGTGGCGCGCAGCTTCGAGATGCGGGTCGCGTAGTCATCGAGCACCCCGACGATCGCGTCGCGGTTCTCGGCGCAGATGTCCAGCCACAGCTTGGGGTTGCTGGCCGCGACACGCGTGGCGTCGCGGAAGCCGCCGGCGGCCAGCAGCAGCAGTCCGGCGTGCTGCTGCTGCGCCTGCTCGGTGGCCAGGTTCATCAGCGTCGTCGCGGCGAGCTGCGGCAGGTGGCTGATCACGGCGACCAGGCGGTCGTGGTGGACCGGATCGATCGCCATGGGACGCGCGCCGACGCCCGCGACCAGGCGGTGCAACGTCCGGTAGGCCTCCGGATCGGTGTGCGTCGTCGGCGTCAGCAGGTAGGTGGCGCCGACGAACAACTCCGCGGTCGCGTGCTCAGGGCCGGCCTCGTGGGAACCGGCCATCGGATGCCCGCCGACCAACCAGACGTCATCGGGCAGCACGTGCTGGAGCGTGGACACCACGGCCGTCTTGACGCTCGCCACGTCCGTGACGATCGCTCCGGTGCGCAGGAAGCCAGCGACCGTCCTTGCGACATCAGCCACGGCCGAGACCGGCACCGCCAGCACCACGACGTCTGCGCCGGCCACGGCCTCGCCGGCCGACAACGCGGCCTCGGTCAACCCGCCGCGCTGCAGCGCGGTGGACAGCCGGTCGGTGTCGTGGTCGTAGCCCACGACGTCGTCGACCTCGTGCACCTGCTGCAGGGCGAGGCCGAGCGACGTGCCGATCAGGCCCGTCCCGATGATCGCTACACGCACTGCAACCGCTACTCCTGGGGTGTCGTGCCTGGACTGCACTGTATGCGGTGTGCGCCCACCGCGGCGGCCGGCGCCGGCTCATCGTCGCCCTCCGGCTCGCTGACGCTCGCCCGCGCCCTGCTGATCCCCGCCCTCCGGCTCGCTGACGCTCGCCCGCGCCCGTCACTCGGGCAGATCGCTGCGCAGCTGGCGCGCACCATGCAGGTACGCGTGCCGAAGGTCGGCGCGTGCACGGTCGGTCTGCACGTGCGCCAGGACCCGGATGCACAGCGGGATGTTGCTGGGGCCGTCGATCGGCAGCTCCCGCGCGCACAACATCGGCACGTCGGAGATGCCGGCCTCACGCACGGCGGCGGCGGGGAACTCGCTGTGCACGTCCTCGGTCGCGGTGAAGATCAGGCTGATCAGGTCGGCCGACACCAGTCCGTTGCGCTCGAGCATGGCGCCGAGCAGCTCGGCGGTGCGCTCCAGCACCTGGTCGCGGGTGTCGGCGTCGAGCGTCGTCGCACCGCGCAGCGCGGCGATCCGGGGCCGATCGTGGGGCGCGGTCACGTCGTCGGTGGTGGACCTCATGATGTCGGTGCTCACTGCTCTTCGTCCTCGTGGTCGTCCACCACCGCCGGGTCGACGCCTTCGCTCTCTCCCAGCCGCACCGCCGCGTAGAGGTCCTGCACCTCGCGGTCGGTCAGTGGCCGAACACGTCCCTGGCCCATGTCGCCGAGCCTGACCGGACCGACCTGGACCCGCGCGAGGCGAACCAGTGTGAGCCCGACGACGCCGAGCATGCGCCGCACCAGCCGGTTCCGGCCCTCGGTGACCACCAGTTCGAGCAACGTCTCGTCTCTGGCCGATGCCAGGGTACGCACCGACGCGGCGGCCGCCACCCCGTCGGACAGCACCACCCCGTCCGTCAACGCGCGCAGCGCCTGGCGCCGGACGGCTCCGCGCAGCTGCGCCACGTACGTCCTGGGGATCTCATAGCTCGGATGCGTCAGGCGCTGGGCCAGCGGTCCGTCGTTGGTCAGCAGCAGCAGCCCCTCAGTGTCGGCGTCGAGCCGGCCCACGGGGAACACCCGCGGCGGCGGCGCGACGTAGTCGGCGACAGTCGGACGGCCCTCCGGATCGTTCATCGTCGTGATGACGCCGCGGGGCTTGTTGAGCATGTAGTGCACGAGCTGGGGATCCGTCCGGACCTGCACGCCGTCGACCGCGAGGACATCGGCCCGTGGGTCCGCGCGATCGCCGAGCCGGGCGGTCCGGCCGTTGACCGTGACCTTTCCGGCGGCGATCAGTTCCTCGCACTGCCGGCGGCTGCCGAGTCCCGCCGCCGCCAGCACCTTCTGCACCCGCTCCGGCCCGCTCATGACGTGTGCCTACCGCTGCCGCTGACACGCCGCAGGTGGCGCACACGACGCCGAGCACTCACGACGTGTGGTCGTCAGAGGTGGGCGTCGCCACACGGCCGACATCGCGGCGGGCCTGCCGGTAGCCGTCGAGCGGCGGCTCGTCCGGCGGGGGTCCCGGAGGCGCGAACACGCCGAGGGCGGGAAGCTCAGCGACCGAGCCCAGGCCGATCTGCTCCAGGAACGTCGTCGTGGTCGCGTAGAGCACAGGCTGCCCGGGTGTGTCCTCCCGTCCGATCGCCTCGATCAGATCGCGGCTGAGCAGCGTGCGCACGGCTCCGTCGGCGTCGACGCCGCGGATCTGCGAGATGGTCGCCCGCGTCACCGGCTGCTTGTAGGCAACGATGGCCAGCGTCTCCAGCGCTGCCCGTGACAGGCTGCCCGTCCGTCCCCGCGTGACCCACCGCTCGACGTACTCTGCGGCCTGCGGCGCCGTGTACAGGCGCCACCCGCCGCCGACCTCACGCAGGACGAAGCCATGGCCGTCGTCGAGGTACTCGCGCCGCAGCTGTCGCAGGCCGTCGACGACCTTCTGCTCACCGATCTCGAGGACCTGCGCCAGCGTGTTCGCAGGTACGGGCTCCTCGACGACCAGCAGGATCGCCTCCAGTCCGAGCCGCAGCTCGGGATCGAGCTCGGTGTCCGGGTCCGTCATCGACCGGCCCGCACCGCCATGGGCCGGAGCGCGACCGTCGTGTCGCCGGTCGTCACGGCCACCAGGTCGTGGGCCGTGCGCGCGATGACCATGTCGCCGCAGTGGGTGGATTGCTCGACCTCGACGTGCTCGTTCTTGTACAGCTCGAGGACGGCGACGAACGCGACCGCCACCTCGACGCGGGTCCGGTAGGCGCGCGTCAGCGCACGGAACGTCGCGCGGCCGCCGGCGCTGTCCAGGCGATCGACGAGGTGCCGCGAGGCCTGCTCGACGGTGATCGGGATCAGTGGCAGGTGCGAGGTGTCGACGGCGCGGTCACGCTCGGCCATGCGGGCGAGCAGGTCCCCGTGGAGCATCGCGAGGTCGTCCGGCGTCGTCGTCAGCTCGACCGGTGGGACGCGTCCGACGAAGGCCTGTTCCAGCGGCACCGCCCGCGGTACGTAGCCCTGCTGGTCGGCCATGCGTCCACCCAGGAACGACGCGGCCTCGGTGTACACCTGGTAGTCCAGCAGGCGGGCGTACAGCAGGTCGCGGGCGTGCATGGCGAGCTCGTCGATCTCGGGCTCGTCGTCGGTCGGCAGTAGCCGGGCGGCCTTCAGCTCGACCAGGGTCGCCGCGATGACCAGGAACTCGGTGGTGGCCTCGAGGTCCAGGGTGTCCATCCTCCGCACGACGGCGAGGTAGTCGTCGGTGATGTCAGCCAGCGCCACGTCGTATACGTCGACCCGGCGCTGTGCGATCAGCTTGAGCAGGAGATCGAAGGGTCCTTCGAAATCACCGACCGTCACGGTGTACGCCATGTCGCGACAGTGTAGGGCAGTCGGTCCACCCGGCAGAGCAGGCACGGCGGGCGGCGTCACTGTCGCATCGTGGTCACCCGAGCAGCACCCGCGAGAGCACGACCTCACGGGGCCCGGCGTCGCCGAGGGCGATCGCCGCCTGCACGCTGTCGACCGCGCGCTGCGCGGCCTCCGCGGAGCGCGCGTGGACCTGTGCGACCCGCTGCCCGGCATCGATCCTGTCCCCGACCTCGACCTCGAGCACGATTCCGACCGCGGGGTCGACGTCGTCGCCCTTGCGGGCTCGACCGGCCCCGAGGCGCGCGACCGCCTCGCCGATCCGGCGTGCGGAGATCCGCTGCATGGTGCCGCCTGCCGTCGCCACGACCTCGCGCTGCACCGACGCCGACGGCAGGATCGACGCGGGATCGTTGCACACCTCCGGGTCGCCGCCCTGGCCGGCGATCATCTGCTCGAGGCGCTCGAGCGCTTCGCCCTTCTCCCACCGGCGGATCAGGTCCTGGCGCACCGCATCGGCCGCACCGCTGCCGCCCTCCTGCGGCCGGGCCTCGCTCAGCGCGAGGGTCGCCAGCTCCACCGCCACCTCGGCGAGACGCCCCGTGGGCGCACCCTGCAGCAGGCTGATCGCCTCCGAGACCTCCAGCGCGTTGCCGATCTGACGACCGAGTGGCTGGTCCATGTCCGTCACGAGCGCAGCGCACCGGCGACCGGCGCTCTGGGCGAGCTCGACGCAGAGTGTCGCGAGCTCCTCGGCCGCCTGCGTGTCCGCCATGAACGCCCCGTCCCCCGCTTTGACGTCGAGGACGATCGTCGATGCACCGGCGGCGAGCTTCTTCGACATGACCGACGAGGCGATCAGCGCGGTCGACTCGACCGTCGCGGTCAGGTCCCGCAGTGCGTACAGCACGCGGTCAGCGGGCACCAGCCGGTCGGTCTGGGCGGCGACCACGCACCCCACACGCTCGACGATCTCGAGCATGCGGCGCGGGTCGAGGTCGACGTCGAAGCCGGGGATCGCCTCGAGCTTGTCGAGCGTACCGCCCGTGTGCCCCAGCCCCCTCCCCGACAACTTGACCATCTGGCCGCCGGCCGCGGCGACCAGTGGCGCGACCAGCAGGGTTGTGCCGTCGCCGACCCCGCCGGTCGAGTGCTTGTCGATCGTCGGCCCCGACAGCGACGACAGGTCGAGGGTCTCGCCGCTCTCCCACAGGATCGTCGTGAGCGCCCTGGCCTCGTTGGTCGTGAACCCGCGGATGACCCCCGCCATCAGCAGCGCCGCGATCTGCGCCTCGCCAACGTCACCGGCCAGCATGCCCTCGATGAGCGTCCGCAGCTGAGGCTCGCTCAGCTCGTGACCGTCGCGCTTGCGGGCGATCAGCTCACTGGGCAGCAGTCCGGAGTCGTGGGTCACGTCGCTCGCCTCCGCGGGTCACTCAGCCGGTCGAGCGGCACCACAGGGTGTGCGGTGCGCTCCTTCATCATCCCGCTATGACGCGGATGCACACTCCACACAGAGCACGCTCATCGGCCGCGCCTCCAGGCGCGACGTCGAGATCTCCCGGCCACACCGTTCGCAGATGCCGTACTCCCCGTCGTCCATGCGCTCGAGCGCCCGCTCGACGTCGGCGAGCCGGTCGGTGGCCTGCTCGATCAGGGTCAGCTTCTCGGACCGCTCGGCCGTCGCGCTGGCGGAGTCCGCGAAGTTGTCGTCGACGTCGCCGAGCTCGCGTACGTTACCGCTCTCGGGATCGGCGCCGAGGCGCTTCAGCTCGACGATCAGGTCCTGCCTGCTGCCATCGAGCTCGGTGCGCAGCCTCTCCTGCGTGTGCGCGTCCATGTCATGGCTCCACTCGTCTGCGGGCGACCGTCAGTGGTCGCCATGTGCTCATGCGATGCCGTCCGCCGTCGCTCGGGGGTGCGCGCGTTCGTAGACGCTGCGCAGCCGGGTCGTCGACACCTGGGTGTAGATCTGGGTCGTGTTCACGCTTGCGTGTCCGAGCAACTCCTGCACGACCCGCACGTCCGCACCGCCGTCGAGGAGGTGCGTGGCGAACGAATGCCTCAGTGTATGTGGCGACACGACCTCGCCGAGGCCGACCGCCTCCGCGTGTGCCTTGACGATCTTCCAGGCACCCTGCCTGGTCAACCGTCCGCCGCGCTGGTTGCACAGCAGCCAGGGACCACTCGCGTGCAGGGCCGGCCGTCCCCGCGTCACCAGCGCGTCGACCGCCCGCGCCGCCGGACGGCCGAAGGGCACGATGCGCTCCTTGCGGCCCTTGCCGAGGCACCTGACGGTGCGCAGCGTCAGGTCGACGTCGTCGACGTCGAGCGCCACGAGCTCGGAGATCCGCAGCCCCGCCGAGTACAGCAGCTCGAGCAACGCGCGGTCGCGCAGGACCGCGGGACCGTCACCCGAGGGCGCACCCAGCAGCGCCTCGATCTGCGGCATGGTCAGCGCCCGCGGCAGGTTGCGGGGCAGCCGTGGGGCGCTGAGGTAGCTCGCGGGGTCGGTCGCGGTGAGCCCCTCCGCCACCAGGAAGCGGTGGAAGCCGCGCACCGCCGCCACGGTCCGGGCGATGGACCGCGGCGCGTAGGTGGAGCCGCGCGCGTTCGGCGTCGTACGCAGCCAGGGGACCAGCCCGCGCAGCGTCGCAACGTCCACCTTCGCGACGTCGGTCACGCCGACCTGGGCGAGGAACGTCCGGTACAGGCGGAGATCGCGGCGGTACGCAGCCAGGCTGTGGTCGGACAGGCCGCGTTCGACGATGAGGTAGTCGAGGAACCGCGCCCCGTGCTGCGGCAGCTCATTGTCGACGTGGCTGCGCGGTGCCATCACGGCCGGACCCGTGGAGGCGTGGGGGCGTTCTCCTCGCACGTGACACCCGCCGGCACACCGCTCCGCATGTCTGCAGCCCTTCCGTCCGCTGCCCACCGCGTCGGTCCCGGCACGACGCCCGCCCGGCGCGCTGGTGACCCGTCACGACAGGTCAGCGGCCCGACGTGGCCGTCGGCGCGGTCCGTCGTCGGACCGCGGTGGCCCGCACCGCCGCAGTCTAGAGGTCGTCCCGGGCGTCACACCCGACGAGCAGCAGCCCGATCACGGTCTTGGCGTCGGTGACGGCCCCTGTGCGCACCAGCGCGACCGCCTCGGCCAGCGGGACGCGCAACACCTCCATGTCCGCCTCCTCGGCCTCGGCGACGAAGTCGTCGTCGGGCGTCGCGGGGCGCAGGTCGCGACCGACGAACAGCGTCGTTGCCTCGTCGGTCCATCCGGCCGAGTTCAAGAAGCGCGTCAGGCGCTCGAGCGTCCCGGCGGTCATGCCGACCTCCTCGGCGAGCTCCCGCTGCGCCGCGTCGGCCTCCGCCTCACCCTCCACGTCGAGCAGGCCGGCGGGGATCTCCAGCTCGTACCGGCCGACCGGATGCCTGTATTGCCGCACCATGACGACCTCGCCGTCGTCGGTCAGCGGGACGACCGCGACCGCGTCGGGCCGTTGCGCGACTTCGCGCGACGCCAAGCGCCCACCGGGCATGGCGACCCGATCGACCCGCAGCGTCGACATCACGCCCTCGTGGGTCACGGTGGAGTCGACCACGTCGAACCGTGTGTCCGGCGCACGCGTATCACGGTCGTCGCTCACGACGCCATCTCCTGGAACGTCGCGGGGTCGGGCAGGCGGCCGGCCTGGGCGAGCATGCGCTCGCGCGCCGCGGCCACGAAGCCGTCGAACAGCGGCTGCGGACGGTCGGGACGGGACAGGAACTCGGGGTGGAACTGGCAGCCGACGAACCACGGGTGGTCGTCCAGTTCGATCATCTCGACGAGCCGGCCGTCCGGGCTCAGCCCCGAGAAGCGCATGCCGGCCGCCTCGAGCCGAGTGCGGTAGCGGTTGTTGACCTCCCACCGGTGCCGGTGGCGCTCGTAGACCACCGGCTCGTTGTAGACGGCGGCTGCCCGCGTCCCGGGCATGACCCTGCACGGGTATGTGCCGAGCCGCATCGTACCGCCCTTCTCGACGACGCTGTGCTGGTCGGCCATCAGGTGGACGACGGGATCGGGCGTCTCGGGCTCGAACTCGCTGGAGTTGGCCTCGGGCAGGCCCACCACGTGGCGTGCGAACTCGACGACAGCGACCTGCAGGCCGAGGCAGATGCCCAGATAGGGGATGTGGCGCTGGCGGGTGAGCCGCGCAGCGGCGATCTTGCCCTCAATGCCGCGGACGCCGAACCCGCCGGGCACGAGCACACCATGCGCGCTCGCCAGCATGCGCTCGGCCGTCACGTGGTCGATGAGTTCGTCCGACGGAACCCAGCAGAGGTCGATGTCGACACCGTGGTGCACACCCGCGTGCCCGAGCGCCTCGACCACCGAGAGGTAGGCATCGGGCAGCGACGTGTACTTGCCGACCAGCGCGATGCGCACGGTGTCGTCGGGATGCATCGCCCGGGCGACCATCGCGGCCCACTCGTCCATGCGGGGCTCGACGGTAGGGTCCAGGCCGACGCGGCCGACGATGAAGTCGTCGAGGCCCTCCTCGCGCAACCGCAGCGGCACGGCGTAGATCGACTCGGCGTCGTGCGCGCTCACGACCCCCTCGAGGTCCACGTCGGACAGCATGGCGATCTTGCGCTTGAGCTCGGCCGACAGCGGCCGGTCGCTGCGGCACACGACCGCGTCGGGCTGGATGCCGATGCTGCGGAGCTCACGCACCGAGTGCTGCGCCGGCTTGGTCTTGAGCTCACCCGTCGGGCCGATGAACGGCACGAGCGCAACGTGGACGTAGCAGATGTTCTCCCGGCCGACGTCGTGGCGCAGCTGCCGGATGGCCTCGAGGAACGGCAGGCCCTCGATGTCACCCACCGTGCCACCGACCTCGGTGATCACGACGTCGGCATCGTCGGCGAGCGCGAGGATGCGGGCCTTGATCTCATCGGTGATGTGAGGGATCACCTGCACCGTCCGCCCCAGGTAGTCGCCCCGGCGCTCCTTGGCGATGACGCTCGAGTAGATCTGCCCGGTCGACACGCTCGACTCGCGGCGCAGGTTCTCGTCGACGAAGCGCTCGTAGTGACCCAGGTCGAGGTCGGTCTCGCCGCCGTCCTCGGTCACAAAGACCTCACCGTGCTCGAACGGGTTCATGGTGCCGGGGTCGACGTTGACGTACGGGTCGAGCTTCTGCAGGGTGACCCGCAGCCCGCGCGCCT
This window of the Euzebyales bacterium genome carries:
- a CDS encoding NUDIX hydrolase produces the protein MSDDRDTRAPDTRFDVVDSTVTHEGVMSTLRVDRVAMPGGRLASREVAQRPDAVAVVPLTDDGEVVMVRQYRHPVGRYELEIPAGLLDVEGEAEADAAQRELAEEVGMTAGTLERLTRFLNSAGWTDEATTLFVGRDLRPATPDDDFVAEAEEADMEVLRVPLAEAVALVRTGAVTDAKTVIGLLLVGCDARDDL
- a CDS encoding pseudouridine synthase encodes the protein MSGPERVQKVLAAAGLGSRRQCEELIAAGKVTVNGRTARLGDRADPRADVLAVDGVQVRTDPQLVHYMLNKPRGVITTMNDPEGRPTVADYVAPPPRVFPVGRLDADTEGLLLLTNDGPLAQRLTHPSYEIPRTYVAQLRGAVRRQALRALTDGVVLSDGVAAAASVRTLASARDETLLELVVTEGRNRLVRRMLGVVGLTLVRLARVQVGPVRLGDMGQGRVRPLTDREVQDLYAAVRLGESEGVDPAVVDDHEDEEQ
- the xerD gene encoding site-specific tyrosine recombinase XerD, with amino-acid sequence MAPRSHVDNELPQHGARFLDYLIVERGLSDHSLAAYRRDLRLYRTFLAQVGVTDVAKVDVATLRGLVPWLRTTPNARGSTYAPRSIARTVAAVRGFHRFLVAEGLTATDPASYLSAPRLPRNLPRALTMPQIEALLGAPSGDGPAVLRDRALLELLYSAGLRISELVALDVDDVDLTLRTVRCLGKGRKERIVPFGRPAARAVDALVTRGRPALHASGPWLLCNQRGGRLTRQGAWKIVKAHAEAVGLGEVVSPHTLRHSFATHLLDGGADVRVVQELLGHASVNTTQIYTQVSTTRLRSVYERAHPRATADGIA
- the scpB gene encoding SMC-Scp complex subunit ScpB, which translates into the protein MTDPDTELDPELRLGLEAILLVVEEPVPANTLAQVLEIGEQKVVDGLRQLRREYLDDGHGFVLREVGGGWRLYTAPQAAEYVERWVTRGRTGSLSRAALETLAIVAYKQPVTRATISQIRGVDADGAVRTLLSRDLIEAIGREDTPGQPVLYATTTTFLEQIGLGSVAELPALGVFAPPGPPPDEPPLDGYRQARRDVGRVATPTSDDHTS
- a CDS encoding thymidine phosphorylase — encoded protein: MTHDSGLLPSELIARKRDGHELSEPQLRTLIEGMLAGDVGEAQIAALLMAGVIRGFTTNEARALTTILWESGETLDLSSLSGPTIDKHSTGGVGDGTTLLVAPLVAAAGGQMVKLSGRGLGHTGGTLDKLEAIPGFDVDLDPRRMLEIVERVGCVVAAQTDRLVPADRVLYALRDLTATVESTALIASSVMSKKLAAGASTIVLDVKAGDGAFMADTQAAEELATLCVELAQSAGRRCAALVTDMDQPLGRQIGNALEVSEAISLLQGAPTGRLAEVAVELATLALSEARPQEGGSGAADAVRQDLIRRWEKGEALERLEQMIAGQGGDPEVCNDPASILPSASVQREVVATAGGTMQRISARRIGEAVARLGAGRARKGDDVDPAVGIVLEVEVGDRIDAGQRVAQVHARSAEAAQRAVDSVQAAIALGDAGPREVVLSRVLLG
- the aroA gene encoding 3-phosphoshikimate 1-carboxyvinyltransferase codes for the protein MTARGSTAALEVVPAGPVGGRVRAPASKSVTNRALVTAALATGVSTLRAPLDSDDSTAMRDCLRALGAVVDLTAEHWRVTGTGGDIASPHAPLDARLSGTTARFVTAVCALGRHGGEVTGHAPLRRRPIRPLVDALRSLGAKADDTDGGLPVRIAGGGLVGGTVEVDVSGSSQFGSAVLLVAPYARADVVCRFRGRTAADYIALTVDLMRSWGAQVDDRPDGWRVRAGSGYLARSVDVEYDASAAAHLHALAAASGGSVTVTNAVPTRQPDAGAVEVLAAFGCEVARRSVGVTVTSTGALRPVDVSLAAMPDQVSTFGALAALAPGTSVLRDVGVARMHETDRLEALTTELGRLGVEVEQAPDTLTIHGGGARGPATLRTHDDHRLAMAFAAIGSRVAGVTILDPGCVAKTYPAFWDDARALGCDLRHRGGEVVP
- the der gene encoding ribosome biogenesis GTPase Der; translated protein: MTGPDTSTASDAPPAVVAVVGRPNVGKSTLVNRLIGRRAAITQEQPGITRDRTEHDTVWSGRPLTIVDTGGWAGIGIDGPDHLSAAVTTQAEVASADADVILFVVDLTVGITDDDAMVARWLRTSKVPVLLVANKADELGNAAVLQSQLAELYGLGMGEPHPVSALHGRGSGDLLDAVLAQLGGADVPARERPRDEVSVVLLGRPNVGKSSLFNRLAGEPRVIVDERPGTTRDTVDSVLRLSGGGSYRFIDTAGLRRKVRGGDDTEYYSRMRAVGALRRAEVALLVVDASEPVGEQEQRLARQVIDAGRGLVMVLNKWDLVDEERRGRIDRELDRLLAFTSFAPLLRTSARTGRGLRTLGQVIDQVHAEWSRRIPTAKLNRWLADAVAATAPPMARGRTVRLRYATQVEVGPPTFRVFSNAQVPASYVRYLERSLRDTYGFIGTPLRVGVRVREDRRRTR
- a CDS encoding prephenate dehydrogenase encodes the protein MRVAIIGTGLIGTSLGLALQQVHEVDDVVGYDHDTDRLSTALQRGGLTEAALSAGEAVAGADVVVLAVPVSAVADVARTVAGFLRTGAIVTDVASVKTAVVSTLQHVLPDDVWLVGGHPMAGSHEAGPEHATAELFVGATYLLTPTTHTDPEAYRTLHRLVAGVGARPMAIDPVHHDRLVAVISHLPQLAATTLMNLATEQAQQQHAGLLLLAAGGFRDATRVAASNPKLWLDICAENRDAIVGVLDDYATRISKLRATVAAADDDQLHRVLADAQRARRSLPRKTVAGGALVELVLPIPDRPGVLAEVTTCVGATGVNIEDFSIDHAAEGGRGALRLIISGAGHAATAAAALKERSYEVRERLL
- a CDS encoding TraR/DksA C4-type zinc finger protein, whose amino-acid sequence is MDAHTQERLRTELDGSRQDLIVELKRLGADPESGNVRELGDVDDNFADSASATAERSEKLTLIEQATDRLADVERALERMDDGEYGICERCGREISTSRLEARPMSVLCVECASAS
- the cmk gene encoding (d)CMP kinase produces the protein MSTVVAIDGPAGSGKSTVAAALARRLGVPHVDSGAYYRAATLAVLWAGADPRSEAEVLAVLDGVHITRRRDRTLLDGRDVEAEIRSDDVTAQVSAVAAHPDVRRRLVLLQRAAAAGEGAVVEGRDAASVIVPDARLKVWLTAPPAVRAARRAAQQGHDDAAVIERVTTQLLARDDADRHNTFLDADAVVVDTADLTVDAVVARIVDLVGPHDRS
- a CDS encoding segregation/condensation protein A gives rise to the protein MTVGDFEGPFDLLLKLIAQRRVDVYDVALADITDDYLAVVRRMDTLDLEATTEFLVIAATLVELKAARLLPTDDEPEIDELAMHARDLLYARLLDYQVYTEAASFLGGRMADQQGYVPRAVPLEQAFVGRVPPVELTTTPDDLAMLHGDLLARMAERDRAVDTSHLPLIPITVEQASRHLVDRLDSAGGRATFRALTRAYRTRVEVAVAFVAVLELYKNEHVEVEQSTHCGDMVIARTAHDLVAVTTGDTTVALRPMAVRAGR
- the aroH gene encoding chorismate mutase translates to MSTDIMRSTTDDVTAPHDRPRIAALRGATTLDADTRDQVLERTAELLGAMLERNGLVSADLISLIFTATEDVHSEFPAAAVREAGISDVPMLCARELPIDGPSNIPLCIRVLAHVQTDRARADLRHAYLHGARQLRSDLPE